Proteins encoded together in one Catalinimonas alkaloidigena window:
- a CDS encoding site-2 protease family protein yields MKWALRIARIAGIRLYIHWTFLLLLGWVVVREVGRGSDTATVLLTLAYVLTIFGCVVLHELGHSLTARRYGIPTRRITLLPIGGVASLARMPEDPRQELLVAVAGPAVNVVIALLLLPFIDVGQAYTDEMTTAITPHNFLLSLFAVNIVLVLFNAIPAFPMDGGRVLRALLALKIGRTRATQIAARIGQFIAFAFAAYGFLGGNFLLIFIGIFVYFGAQGENLAVQHLEHLRDHVVRDAMMTDVAVLRSDDPIQKAVGQLLARTDQDFLVVNEEAQVLGIITRARLIEALQRGRTEATAAEVMEAPSEAFHPTDRMTQIWPRLQRERRTLFPVVEGGRLVGAINLENVNEFIMVQSALNHY; encoded by the coding sequence ATGAAATGGGCACTACGCATCGCACGTATTGCAGGCATCCGCCTTTACATCCACTGGACGTTTCTTCTGCTGCTGGGCTGGGTTGTGGTCCGCGAAGTGGGTCGTGGTAGCGATACCGCTACCGTTTTACTCACCCTGGCCTACGTACTGACCATTTTCGGCTGTGTGGTTTTGCACGAACTCGGCCACTCCCTCACGGCCCGCCGCTACGGCATCCCGACGCGCCGCATTACGCTCCTGCCCATTGGCGGGGTCGCCAGCCTGGCGCGCATGCCCGAAGACCCGCGGCAGGAACTGCTGGTGGCCGTGGCCGGTCCGGCCGTAAACGTCGTCATTGCCCTGCTGCTGTTGCCCTTTATCGACGTGGGGCAGGCGTATACGGACGAAATGACGACGGCCATAACGCCTCACAATTTTCTGCTGTCGCTGTTTGCCGTCAACATCGTACTGGTGCTCTTCAACGCGATTCCGGCCTTTCCGATGGACGGCGGGCGGGTGCTGCGGGCCCTCCTGGCGCTCAAAATCGGGCGTACGCGCGCCACGCAGATTGCGGCCCGCATCGGGCAATTCATTGCCTTTGCTTTTGCGGCGTACGGCTTCCTAGGCGGCAATTTTCTGCTGATCTTCATCGGGATTTTTGTCTACTTCGGAGCCCAGGGCGAAAACCTGGCCGTCCAGCACCTGGAACACCTGCGCGACCACGTGGTGCGCGACGCGATGATGACGGACGTGGCGGTGCTGCGTTCCGACGATCCGATTCAAAAAGCGGTCGGGCAACTGCTGGCCCGGACCGATCAGGATTTTCTGGTGGTGAACGAAGAGGCCCAAGTGCTGGGGATTATCACGCGTGCCCGGCTGATAGAAGCGCTGCAACGCGGACGTACGGAGGCCACCGCGGCCGAAGTCATGGAAGCGCCTTCGGAGGCGTTTCACCCCACCGACCGCATGACCCAAATCTGGCCGCGCCTGCAGCGCGAACGCCGCACCCTTTTTCCCGTGGTGGAAGGCGGGCGACTGGTCGGTGCCATCAACCTGGAAAACGTAAACGAGTTCATCATGGTCCAGTCGGCCCTGAACCACTACTGA
- a CDS encoding LptF/LptG family permease produces the protein MKKLDQLIIRSFLGPFFLTFAVVEFILLTQFLIKYLDYFVGKDLGPEIFAQLISYFALTIAPTALPLAVLLSSLMTFGNLGEHRELTAIKSAGISLLRVLRPVGVLVLLITLGSFFYNNTVLPWSNLKAFSLLYDIRQKKPSFDIKEGVFYDKIPNYRIKINKKYPDGRSIADILIYDHTEGRGNNHVILADSGQMYNIMNDRYLVLELYHGNDYQELLEERRNPDEEYVRNEFDRSKMIFDLSSFNLSRTDEGLFASNKIMRTVPELRYDIDSMHRSVEGVTKSVDANIRSYYLYNLRNNENLPARAIPDTAWIQRVERRSPTYSSTDLYSRAINQARSIRSFTQSYRERYKGYWHEITVYNIEIHSRYTQAVSCLILFLIGAPLGAIIKKGGFGIPVLISIIFFIVLYVLTILGKKWANEHIIPIAAGMWTANFVLFWVGLFFLRQARNDSALLDSDLYVDAFKRLFRWLRLRPAKS, from the coding sequence ATGAAAAAGCTGGATCAACTGATCATTCGATCTTTTCTGGGACCTTTTTTCCTCACGTTTGCGGTGGTGGAATTCATCCTCCTGACGCAATTCCTGATCAAATACCTGGACTATTTTGTAGGAAAAGACCTGGGACCGGAAATCTTCGCCCAACTGATCTCCTACTTCGCGTTGACCATCGCTCCTACGGCCCTGCCCCTGGCGGTACTGCTCTCGTCGCTCATGACCTTCGGCAACCTGGGCGAACACCGGGAGCTGACGGCCATCAAAAGCGCGGGCATTTCGCTGCTGCGGGTACTGCGCCCGGTGGGCGTCCTGGTGCTGCTGATTACCCTGGGCAGTTTTTTTTACAACAACACCGTGCTGCCGTGGTCTAACCTGAAGGCCTTCAGCCTGTTGTACGACATTCGGCAGAAGAAGCCCTCGTTCGACATCAAGGAAGGGGTGTTTTACGACAAGATTCCCAACTACCGGATCAAAATCAATAAGAAATACCCGGATGGCCGCTCCATCGCCGACATCCTGATTTACGACCACACGGAAGGGCGTGGCAACAACCACGTGATTCTGGCCGACTCAGGACAGATGTACAACATCATGAACGACCGTTATTTGGTGCTGGAACTCTACCACGGGAACGATTACCAGGAACTGCTGGAGGAGCGGCGTAACCCTGACGAAGAATACGTTCGGAACGAATTCGACCGCAGCAAGATGATTTTCGATTTGTCGTCGTTCAACCTGAGCCGCACGGACGAAGGGCTGTTCGCCAGCAACAAGATCATGCGCACGGTCCCCGAGCTGCGTTACGACATCGACTCGATGCACCGTTCCGTCGAAGGGGTGACCAAGAGCGTGGACGCCAACATCCGCTCCTATTACCTCTACAACCTGCGCAACAACGAGAACCTGCCCGCCCGGGCCATACCCGACACGGCCTGGATTCAGCGAGTGGAGCGTCGCTCGCCCACTTACTCGTCTACCGACCTTTACTCGCGGGCCATCAACCAGGCCCGCAGCATCCGCAGTTTCACCCAGAGCTATCGTGAGCGCTACAAAGGCTACTGGCACGAGATTACGGTTTATAACATCGAAATTCACAGCCGCTACACGCAGGCCGTCTCCTGTCTGATTCTGTTCCTGATCGGCGCTCCGCTCGGGGCCATCATCAAGAAAGGCGGCTTTGGTATTCCGGTCCTGATTTCGATCATTTTCTTCATTGTGCTCTACGTCCTGACGATTCTGGGGAAAAAGTGGGCCAACGAACACATCATCCCCATCGCGGCCGGGATGTGGACCGCCAACTTTGTGCTGTTCTGGGTAGGGTTGTTTTTCCTCCGGCAAGCCCGCAACGATTCGGCCCTGTTGGACAGCGACCTGTACGTGGATGCCTTCAAGCGCTTGTTCCGGTGGCTGCGCCTGCGCCCCGCCAAGTCGTGA
- a CDS encoding START-like domain-containing protein, with the protein MVTSTHFEREYELTTHPKDLYPFLVSDYGLAKWFADEVVIHNERSYSFIWDKKTFPAKLVGRRQNKYAKFEFAPVDGENPTWMEFTIETNDLTQEVYLKVVDYTNDGDQEEMEKIWDNLIENLRESLLNV; encoded by the coding sequence ATGGTAACGAGCACCCACTTTGAAAGAGAATACGAGCTCACAACTCATCCCAAAGACCTTTATCCCTTCCTGGTGAGCGATTACGGCTTGGCGAAATGGTTTGCTGACGAAGTGGTGATTCACAACGAGCGCTCGTATAGCTTCATCTGGGACAAAAAGACTTTCCCAGCCAAATTAGTGGGACGACGGCAGAACAAGTACGCCAAGTTCGAGTTTGCCCCGGTCGACGGAGAAAACCCGACCTGGATGGAGTTCACGATCGAAACCAACGACCTCACCCAGGAAGTTTACCTGAAAGTGGTGGACTACACGAACGACGGCGATCAGGAAGAAATGGAGAAAATCTGGGACAACCTGATTGAGAATCTGCGGGAGTCGTTGCTGAACGTCTGA
- a CDS encoding tetratricopeptide repeat protein gives MFQKSLLSLFCLALVFGTVQQAKAQSAADKSAIMDVIHAETAAFYKRDAKAWQDTWLHDEQASRTIVVNGYSATVGWKNFGPQMIKNLKENSGPSGVKFTDENFMIHSDGMMAWVEFDQTLSTPEADQQYKQLTREHRVLVKKNDKWKILSQITHFPATLGSNPGTLTTNSEALENSLYSTGYDLLEAGMVEAAIEVFKVNADLYPNSWNVYEGLGEAYAKSGNKEMAIANYEKLLRLDPANENGKTALERLKDQE, from the coding sequence ATGTTTCAGAAATCTCTCTTATCCCTGTTTTGCCTTGCGCTCGTATTCGGAACCGTTCAACAGGCCAAGGCGCAGTCGGCGGCCGACAAAAGCGCCATCATGGATGTCATTCATGCCGAAACCGCCGCTTTTTACAAGCGCGATGCCAAAGCCTGGCAGGATACCTGGCTGCACGACGAACAGGCGTCGCGCACGATTGTGGTCAATGGCTATAGCGCAACGGTCGGCTGGAAAAATTTCGGGCCGCAGATGATCAAAAACCTGAAGGAAAACTCGGGGCCCTCGGGCGTGAAATTCACGGACGAGAACTTCATGATTCACTCGGATGGGATGATGGCCTGGGTAGAATTCGACCAGACGCTCTCTACGCCTGAGGCCGACCAGCAGTACAAACAACTGACGCGCGAACACCGTGTGTTGGTCAAGAAAAACGACAAGTGGAAAATTCTGTCGCAGATCACGCACTTCCCGGCGACCCTGGGTTCCAATCCCGGCACGCTGACCACCAACTCCGAGGCGCTCGAAAATAGCTTGTACTCAACGGGTTACGATCTGCTGGAAGCGGGCATGGTCGAAGCCGCCATCGAGGTATTTAAAGTAAATGCCGATCTCTACCCCAACTCCTGGAACGTGTACGAAGGGCTGGGAGAAGCTTACGCGAAATCAGGCAACAAAGAAATGGCCATTGCGAACTACGAGAAGCTTCTGCGCCTGGACCCGGCCAACGAAAACGGGAAAACTGCGCTGGAGCGTCTGAAAGACCAGGAATAG
- a CDS encoding M12 family metallopeptidase codes for MAQTDKVCFDRILPGDLRKPLTGPMLSLGIGPTRAAFQIAKLWPNGSTLHFRFLGGTAAQQAQVQQYSVEWTQYANLTFVFDNAVDAQIRIAFNDDGAWSYIGTDALSIPADQPTMNFGWLDQGVILHEFGHMLGMIHEHQNPRDNPIEWNKPVVNTALSGPPNFWNQTTIDHNLYEKYETSQINGSTFDPDSIMLYSFPAEWTLNGFHTDPNEQLSDLDRQFAELVYPNAVPTAPVELPVFEGATQAEIGQPGEEDLFSFQAKRAGRYTVETSGSTDVVMTLFGPTGDLLAQDDDSGTGRNARIVSELIPGTYTVQVRHYNTSNGTGTYGIKVEKE; via the coding sequence ATGGCACAAACTGATAAAGTGTGTTTTGACCGGATTTTGCCCGGCGACCTTCGTAAACCCCTGACCGGCCCGATGCTCAGCCTGGGCATTGGCCCCACCCGCGCGGCCTTTCAGATCGCTAAACTTTGGCCCAACGGCTCTACGCTGCACTTCCGCTTCCTGGGAGGCACGGCCGCACAGCAGGCTCAGGTGCAGCAGTATTCTGTAGAGTGGACGCAGTACGCCAACCTCACGTTTGTGTTCGACAATGCCGTAGATGCACAAATCCGAATTGCGTTCAACGACGACGGGGCTTGGTCGTACATCGGGACCGATGCGCTGAGCATTCCGGCCGACCAACCTACTATGAACTTCGGCTGGCTCGATCAGGGCGTGATTCTGCACGAGTTCGGACACATGCTCGGCATGATCCACGAGCACCAGAACCCCCGCGATAATCCAATTGAATGGAACAAACCGGTGGTCAACACGGCCCTCAGCGGCCCCCCTAATTTCTGGAACCAAACCACCATCGACCACAACCTGTACGAAAAGTACGAGACCAGCCAGATCAACGGCAGCACGTTCGATCCCGACTCGATTATGCTGTACAGCTTTCCGGCCGAATGGACCCTCAACGGATTCCATACCGACCCGAATGAGCAGCTCTCCGACCTGGATCGACAATTTGCCGAGTTGGTCTATCCGAATGCGGTGCCGACTGCACCGGTCGAACTGCCCGTCTTCGAGGGCGCTACCCAGGCCGAGATCGGGCAACCCGGAGAAGAGGACTTGTTCTCTTTTCAGGCCAAACGTGCCGGACGGTATACGGTCGAGACCAGCGGGTCGACCGACGTGGTGATGACGTTGTTTGGGCCGACGGGCGATTTGCTGGCGCAGGACGACGACAGCGGAACGGGCCGCAACGCCCGCATTGTAAGCGAGTTAATACCCGGGACCTATACCGTGCAGGTGCGTCATTACAACACTTCGAACGGGACGGGCACGTACGGAATCAAGGTAGAAAAGGAATAA
- a CDS encoding CDGSH iron-sulfur domain-containing protein: MATTLKILPNGSMKVEGDFEILDAEGKPYGLGGRTLVSLCRCGNSKNKPFCDGSHKGYFEHTPQAFDLPPKK, translated from the coding sequence ATGGCGACAACGCTAAAAATCCTTCCGAACGGCTCCATGAAAGTAGAAGGCGATTTTGAAATTCTGGATGCCGAAGGGAAACCCTACGGCTTAGGCGGACGCACGTTAGTGTCGCTCTGCCGCTGCGGAAATTCGAAGAACAAACCTTTTTGCGACGGCTCCCACAAGGGCTACTTCGAACACACGCCGCAAGCTTTCGATCTGCCTCCTAAAAAATAG